A stretch of Elephas maximus indicus isolate mEleMax1 chromosome 20, mEleMax1 primary haplotype, whole genome shotgun sequence DNA encodes these proteins:
- the ACTR3B gene encoding actin-related protein 3B isoform X6, whose product MASIHGLGSVNLRVGGFPIQSVCIHGLGSVNLRVAGFPIQSVCIHGLGSVNLRVAGFPIPSVCIHGLGSVNLRVGGFPIQSVCIHGLGSVNLRVAGFPIQSVCIHGLGSVNLRVAGFPIQSVCIHGLGSVNLRVAGFPIQSVCIHGLGSVNLRGGADCPIQSVCTHGLGSVNLRVAGFPIQRFSTHGLGSVNLRVAGFPIQRFSTHGLGSVNLRVADCPIQSVCTHGLGSVNLRVAGFPIQRFSTHGLGSVNLRVADCPIQSVCTHGLGSVNLRVADCPIQSVCIHGLGSVNLRVAGFPIQSVCIHGLGSVNLRVAGFPIQSVCIHGLGSVNLRVAGFPIQSVCIHGLGSVNLRVADCPIQSVCTHGLGSVNLRVADCPIQSVCTHGLGSVNLRVAGFPIQSVCIHGLGSVNLRVGGFPIQSVCIHGLGSVNLRVAGFPIQSVCIHGLGSVNLRVADCPIQSVCTHGLGSVNLRVAGFPIPSVCICGLGSVNLRVAGFPIQSVCTHGLGSVNLRVAGFPIQSVCTHGLGSVNLRVAGFPIQSVSTCLESPGPCRFLWMWHHPEHFLCV is encoded by the exons atggccAGCATCCATGGCCTTGGCAGTGTTAATCTCAGGGTGGGAGGTTTCCCCATCCAGAGTGTCTGCATCCATGGCCTTGGCAGTGTTAATCTCAGGGTGGCAGGTTTCCCCATCCAGAGTGTCTGCATCCATGGCCTTGGCAGTGTTAATCTCAGGGTGGCAGGTTTCCCCATCCCGAGTGTCTGCATCCATGGCCTTGGCAGTGTTAATCTCAGGGTGGGAGGTTTCCCCATCCAGAGTGTCTGCATCCATGGCCTTGGCAGTGTTAATCTCAGGGTGGCAGGTTTCCCCATCCAGAGTGTCTGCATCCATGGCCTTGGCAGTGTTAATCTCAGGGTGGCAGGTTTCCCCATCCAGAGTGTCTGCATCCATGGCCTTGGCAGTGTTAATCTCAGGGTGGCAGGTTTCCCCATCCAGAGTGTCTGCATCCATGGCCTTGGCAGTGTTAATCTCAGG GGGGGGGCAGATTGCCCCATCCAGAGTGTCTGCACCCATGGCCTTGGCAGTGTTAATCTCAGGGTGGCAGGTTTCCCCATCCAGAGGTTCAGCACCCATGGCCTTGGCAGTGTTAATCTCAGGGTGGCAGGTTTCCCCATCCAGCGGTTCAGCACCCATGGCCTTGGCAGTGTTAATCTCAGGGTGGCAG ATTGCCCCATCCAGAGTGTCTGCACCCATGGCCTTGGCAGTGTTAATCTCAGGGTGGCAGGTTTCCCCATCCAGAGGTTCAGCACCCATGGCCTTGGCAGTGTTAATCTCAGGGTGGCAGATTGCCCCATCCAGAGTGTCTGCACCCATGGCCTTGGCAGTGTTAATCTCAGGGTGGCAGATTGCCCCATCCAGAGTGTCTGCATCCATGGCCTTGGCAGTGTTAATCTCAGGGTGGCAGGTTTCCCCATCCAGAGTGTCTGCATCCATGGCCTTGGCAGTGTTAATCTCAGGGTGGCAGGTTTCCCCATCCAGAGTGTCTGCATCCATGGCCTTGGCAGTGTTAATCTCAGGGTGGCAGGTTTCCCCATCCAGAGTGTCTGCATCCATGGCCTTGGCAGTGTTAATCTCAGGGTGGCAGATTGCCCCATCCAGAGTGTCTGCACCCATGGCCTTGGCAGTGTTAATCTCAGGGTGGCAGATTGCCCCATCCAGAGTGTCTGCACCCATGGCCTTGGCAGTGTTAATCTCAGGGTGGCAGGTTTCCCCATCCAGAGTGTCTGCATCCATGGCCTTGGCAGTGTTAATCTCAGGGTGGGAGGTTTCCCCATCCAGAGTGTCTGCATCCATGGCCTTGGCAGTGTTAATCTCAGGGTGGCAGGTTTCCCCATCCAGAGTGTCTGCATCCATGGCCTTGGCAGTGTTAATCTCAGGGTGGCAGATTGCCCCATCCAGAGTGTCTGCACCCATGGCCTTGGCAGTGTTAATCTCAGGGTGGCAGGTTTCCCCATCCCGAGTGTCTGCATCTGTGGCCTTGGCAGTGTTAATCTCAGGGTGGCAGGTTTCCCCATCCAGAGTGTCTGCACCCATGGCCTTGGCAGTGTTAATCTCAGGGTGGCAGGTTTCCCCATCCAGAGTGTCTGCACCCATGGCCTTGGCAGTGTTAATCTCAGGGTGGCAGGTTTTCCCATCCAGAGTGTCAGCACTTGTTTGGAATCTCCAGGGCCCTGTCGATTCCTCTGGATGTGGCACCATCCGGAACATTTTCTTTGCGTATAA
- the ACTR3B gene encoding actin-related protein 3B isoform X42 — protein MASIHGLGSVNLRVGGFPIQSVCIHGLGSVNLRVAGFPIQSVCIHGLGSVNLRVAGFPIPSVCIHGLGSVNLRVGGFPIQSVCIHGLGSVNLRVAGFPIQSVCIHGLGSVNLRVAGFPIQSVCIHGLGSVNLRVAGFPIQSVCIHGLGSVNLRGGADCPIQSVCTHGLGSVNLRVAGFPIQSVCIHGLGSVNLRVADCPIQSVCTHGLGSVNLRVADCPIQSVCTHGLGSVNLRVAGFPIQSVCIHGLGSVNLRVGGFPIQSVCIHGLGSVNLRVAGFPIQSVCIHGLGSVNLRVADCPIQSVCTHGLGSVNLRVAGFPIPSVCICGLGSVNLRVAGFPIQSVCTHGLGSVNLRVAGFPIQSVCTHGLGSVNLRVAGFPIQSVSTCLESPGPCRFLWMWHHPEHFLCV, from the exons atggccAGCATCCATGGCCTTGGCAGTGTTAATCTCAGGGTGGGAGGTTTCCCCATCCAGAGTGTCTGCATCCATGGCCTTGGCAGTGTTAATCTCAGGGTGGCAGGTTTCCCCATCCAGAGTGTCTGCATCCATGGCCTTGGCAGTGTTAATCTCAGGGTGGCAGGTTTCCCCATCCCGAGTGTCTGCATCCATGGCCTTGGCAGTGTTAATCTCAGGGTGGGAGGTTTCCCCATCCAGAGTGTCTGCATCCATGGCCTTGGCAGTGTTAATCTCAGGGTGGCAGGTTTCCCCATCCAGAGTGTCTGCATCCATGGCCTTGGCAGTGTTAATCTCAGGGTGGCAGGTTTCCCCATCCAGAGTGTCTGCATCCATGGCCTTGGCAGTGTTAATCTCAGGGTGGCAGGTTTCCCCATCCAGAGTGTCTGCATCCATGGCCTTGGCAGTGTTAATCTCAGG GGGGGGGCAGATTGCCCCATCCAGAGTGTCTGCACCCATGGCCTTGGCAGTGTTAATCTCAGGGTGGCAGGTTTCCCCATCCAGAG TGTCTGCATCCATGGCCTTGGCAGTGTTAATCTCAGGGTGGCAGATTGCCCCATCCAGAGTGTCTGCACCCATGGCCTTGGCAGTGTTAATCTCAGGGTGGCAGATTGCCCCATCCAGAGTGTCTGCACCCATGGCCTTGGCAGTGTTAATCTCAGGGTGGCAGGTTTCCCCATCCAGAGTGTCTGCATCCATGGCCTTGGCAGTGTTAATCTCAGGGTGGGAGGTTTCCCCATCCAGAGTGTCTGCATCCATGGCCTTGGCAGTGTTAATCTCAGGGTGGCAGGTTTCCCCATCCAGAGTGTCTGCATCCATGGCCTTGGCAGTGTTAATCTCAGGGTGGCAGATTGCCCCATCCAGAGTGTCTGCACCCATGGCCTTGGCAGTGTTAATCTCAGGGTGGCAGGTTTCCCCATCCCGAGTGTCTGCATCTGTGGCCTTGGCAGTGTTAATCTCAGGGTGGCAGGTTTCCCCATCCAGAGTGTCTGCACCCATGGCCTTGGCAGTGTTAATCTCAGGGTGGCAGGTTTCCCCATCCAGAGTGTCTGCACCCATGGCCTTGGCAGTGTTAATCTCAGGGTGGCAGGTTTTCCCATCCAGAGTGTCAGCACTTGTTTGGAATCTCCAGGGCCCTGTCGATTCCTCTGGATGTGGCACCATCCGGAACATTTTCTTTGCGTATAA
- the ACTR3B gene encoding actin-related protein 3B isoform X8 encodes MASIHGLGSVNLRVGGFPIQSVCIHGLGSVNLRVAGFPIQSVCIHGLGSVNLRVAGFPIPSVCIHGLGSVNLRVGGFPIQSVCIHGLGSVNLRVAGFPIQSVCIHGLGSVNLRVAGFPIQSVCIHGLGSVNLRVAGFPIQSVCIHGLGSVNLRGGADCPIQSVCTHGLGSVNLRVAGFPIQRFSTHGLGSVNLRVAGFPIQRFSTHGLGSVNLRVAGFPIQSVCIHGLGSVNLRGGADCPIQSVCTHGLGSVNLRVAGFPIQRFSTHGLGSVNLRVADCPIQSVCTHGLGSVNLRVADCPIQSVCIHGLGSVNLRVAGFPIQSVCIHGLGSVNLRVAGFPIQSVCIHGLGSVNLRVADCPIQSVCTHGLGSVNLRVAGFPIQSVCIHGLGSVNLRVGGFPIQSVCIHGLGSVNLRVAGFPIQSVCIHGLGSVNLRVADCPIQSVCTHGLGSVNLRVAGFPIPSVCICGLGSVNLRVAGFPIQSVCTHGLGSVNLRVAGFPIQSVCTHGLGSVNLRVAGFPIQSVSTCLESPGPCRFLWMWHHPEHFLCV; translated from the exons atggccAGCATCCATGGCCTTGGCAGTGTTAATCTCAGGGTGGGAGGTTTCCCCATCCAGAGTGTCTGCATCCATGGCCTTGGCAGTGTTAATCTCAGGGTGGCAGGTTTCCCCATCCAGAGTGTCTGCATCCATGGCCTTGGCAGTGTTAATCTCAGGGTGGCAGGTTTCCCCATCCCGAGTGTCTGCATCCATGGCCTTGGCAGTGTTAATCTCAGGGTGGGAGGTTTCCCCATCCAGAGTGTCTGCATCCATGGCCTTGGCAGTGTTAATCTCAGGGTGGCAGGTTTCCCCATCCAGAGTGTCTGCATCCATGGCCTTGGCAGTGTTAATCTCAGGGTGGCAGGTTTCCCCATCCAGAGTGTCTGCATCCATGGCCTTGGCAGTGTTAATCTCAGGGTGGCAGGTTTCCCCATCCAGAGTGTCTGCATCCATGGCCTTGGCAGTGTTAATCTCAGG GGGGGGGCAGATTGCCCCATCCAGAGTGTCTGCACCCATGGCCTTGGCAGTGTTAATCTCAGGGTGGCAGGTTTCCCCATCCAGAGGTTCAGCACCCATGGCCTTGGCAGTGTTAATCTCAGGGTGGCAGGTTTCCCCATCCAGCGGTTCAGCACCCATGGCCTTGGCAGTGTTAATCTCAGGGTGGCAGGTTTCCCCATCCAGAGTGTCTGCATCCATGGCCTTGGCAGTGTTAATCTCAGGGGGGGGGCAGATTGCCCCATCCAGAGTGTCTGCACCCATGGCCTTGGCAGTGTTAATCTCAGGGTGGCAGGTTTCCCCATCCAGAGGTTCAGCACCCATGGCCTTGGCAGTGTTAATCTCAGGGTGGCAGATTGCCCCATCCAGAGTGTCTGCACCCATGGCCTTGGCAGTGTTAATCTCAGGGTGGCAGATTGCCCCATCCAGAGTGTCTGCATCCATGGCCTTGGCAGTGTTAATCTCAGGGTGGCAGGTTTCCCCATCCAGAGTGTCTGCATCCATGGCCTTGGCAGTGTTAATCTCAGGGTGGCAGGTTTCCCCATCCAGAGTGTCTGCATCCATGGCCTTGGCAGTGTTAATCTCAGGGTGGCAG ATTGCCCCATCCAGAGTGTCTGCACCCATGGCCTTGGCAGTGTTAATCTCAGGGTGGCAGGTTTCCCCATCCAGAGTGTCTGCATCCATGGCCTTGGCAGTGTTAATCTCAGGGTGGGAGGTTTCCCCATCCAGAGTGTCTGCATCCATGGCCTTGGCAGTGTTAATCTCAGGGTGGCAGGTTTCCCCATCCAGAGTGTCTGCATCCATGGCCTTGGCAGTGTTAATCTCAGGGTGGCAGATTGCCCCATCCAGAGTGTCTGCACCCATGGCCTTGGCAGTGTTAATCTCAGGGTGGCAGGTTTCCCCATCCCGAGTGTCTGCATCTGTGGCCTTGGCAGTGTTAATCTCAGGGTGGCAGGTTTCCCCATCCAGAGTGTCTGCACCCATGGCCTTGGCAGTGTTAATCTCAGGGTGGCAGGTTTCCCCATCCAGAGTGTCTGCACCCATGGCCTTGGCAGTGTTAATCTCAGGGTGGCAGGTTTTCCCATCCAGAGTGTCAGCACTTGTTTGGAATCTCCAGGGCCCTGTCGATTCCTCTGGATGTGGCACCATCCGGAACATTTTCTTTGCGTATAA
- the ACTR3B gene encoding actin-related protein 3B isoform X20 yields the protein MASIHGLGSVNLRVGGFPIQSVCIHGLGSVNLRVAGFPIQSVCIHGLGSVNLRVAGFPIPSVCIHGLGSVNLRVGGFPIQSVCIHGLGSVNLRVAGFPIQSVCIHGLGSVNLRVAGFPIQSVCIHGLGSVNLRVAGFPIQSVCIHGLGSVNLRGGADCPIQSVCTHGLGSVNLRVAGFPIQRFSTHGLGSVNLRVAGFPIQRFSTHGLGSVNLRVAGFPIQSVCIHGLGSVNLRGGADCPIQSVCTHGLGSVNLRVAGFPIQRFSTHGLGSVNLRVADCPIQSVCTHGLGSVNLRVADCPIQSVCIHGLGSVNLRVAGFPIQSVCIHGLGSVNLRVAGFPIQSVCIHGLGSVNLRVAGFPIQSVCIHGLGSVNLRVAGFPIQSVCIHGLGSVNLRVADCPIQSVCTHGLGSVNLRVAGFPIPSVCICGLGSVNLRVAGFPIQSVCTHGLGSVNLRVAGFPIQSVCTHGLGSVNLRVAGFPIQSVSTCLESPGPCRFLWMWHHPEHFLCV from the exons atggccAGCATCCATGGCCTTGGCAGTGTTAATCTCAGGGTGGGAGGTTTCCCCATCCAGAGTGTCTGCATCCATGGCCTTGGCAGTGTTAATCTCAGGGTGGCAGGTTTCCCCATCCAGAGTGTCTGCATCCATGGCCTTGGCAGTGTTAATCTCAGGGTGGCAGGTTTCCCCATCCCGAGTGTCTGCATCCATGGCCTTGGCAGTGTTAATCTCAGGGTGGGAGGTTTCCCCATCCAGAGTGTCTGCATCCATGGCCTTGGCAGTGTTAATCTCAGGGTGGCAGGTTTCCCCATCCAGAGTGTCTGCATCCATGGCCTTGGCAGTGTTAATCTCAGGGTGGCAGGTTTCCCCATCCAGAGTGTCTGCATCCATGGCCTTGGCAGTGTTAATCTCAGGGTGGCAGGTTTCCCCATCCAGAGTGTCTGCATCCATGGCCTTGGCAGTGTTAATCTCAGG GGGGGGGCAGATTGCCCCATCCAGAGTGTCTGCACCCATGGCCTTGGCAGTGTTAATCTCAGGGTGGCAGGTTTCCCCATCCAGAGGTTCAGCACCCATGGCCTTGGCAGTGTTAATCTCAGGGTGGCAGGTTTCCCCATCCAGCGGTTCAGCACCCATGGCCTTGGCAGTGTTAATCTCAGGGTGGCAGGTTTCCCCATCCAGAGTGTCTGCATCCATGGCCTTGGCAGTGTTAATCTCAGGGGGGGGGCAGATTGCCCCATCCAGAGTGTCTGCACCCATGGCCTTGGCAGTGTTAATCTCAGGGTGGCAGGTTTCCCCATCCAGAGGTTCAGCACCCATGGCCTTGGCAGTGTTAATCTCAGGGTGGCAGATTGCCCCATCCAGAGTGTCTGCACCCATGGCCTTGGCAGTGTTAATCTCAGGGTGGCAGATTGCCCCATCCAGAGTGTCTGCATCCATGGCCTTGGCAGTGTTAATCTCAGGGTGGCAGGTTTCCCCATCCAGAGTGTCTGCATCCATGGCCTTGGCAGTGTTAATCTCAGGGTGGCAGGTTTCCCCATCCAGAGTGTCTGCATCCATGGCCTTGGCAGTGTTAATCTCAGGGTGGCAG GTTTCCCCATCCAGAGTGTCTGCATCCATGGCCTTGGCAGTGTTAATCTCAGGGTGGCAGGTTTCCCCATCCAGAGTGTCTGCATCCATGGCCTTGGCAGTGTTAATCTCAGGGTGGCAGATTGCCCCATCCAGAGTGTCTGCACCCATGGCCTTGGCAGTGTTAATCTCAGGGTGGCAGGTTTCCCCATCCCGAGTGTCTGCATCTGTGGCCTTGGCAGTGTTAATCTCAGGGTGGCAGGTTTCCCCATCCAGAGTGTCTGCACCCATGGCCTTGGCAGTGTTAATCTCAGGGTGGCAGGTTTCCCCATCCAGAGTGTCTGCACCCATGGCCTTGGCAGTGTTAATCTCAGGGTGGCAGGTTTTCCCATCCAGAGTGTCAGCACTTGTTTGGAATCTCCAGGGCCCTGTCGATTCCTCTGGATGTGGCACCATCCGGAACATTTTCTTTGCGTATAA
- the ACTR3B gene encoding actin-related protein 3B isoform X17 has protein sequence MASIHGLGSVNLRVGGFPIQSVCIHGLGSVNLRVAGFPIQSVCIHGLGSVNLRVAGFPIPSVCIHGLGSVNLRVGGFPIQSVCIHGLGSVNLRVAGFPIQSVCIHGLGSVNLRVAGFPIQSVCIHGLGSVNLRVAGFPIQSVCIHGLGSVNLRGGADCPIQSVCTHGLGSVNLRVAGFPIQRFSTHGLGSVNLRVAGFPIQRFSTHGLGSVNLRVADCPIQSVCTHGLGSVNLRVADCPIQSVCIHGLGSVNLRVAGFPIQSVCIHGLGSVNLRVAGFPIQSVCIHGLGSVNLRVAGFPIQSVCIHGLGSVNLRVADCPIQSVCTHGLGSVNLRVADCPIQSVCTHGLGSVNLRVAGFPIQSVCIHGLGSVNLRVGGFPIQSVCIHGLGSVNLRVAGFPIQSVCIHGLGSVNLRVADCPIQSVCTHGLGSVNLRVAGFPIPSVCICGLGSVNLRVAGFPIQSVCTHGLGSVNLRVAGFPIQSVCTHGLGSVNLRVAGFPIQSVSTCLESPGPCRFLWMWHHPEHFLCV, from the exons atggccAGCATCCATGGCCTTGGCAGTGTTAATCTCAGGGTGGGAGGTTTCCCCATCCAGAGTGTCTGCATCCATGGCCTTGGCAGTGTTAATCTCAGGGTGGCAGGTTTCCCCATCCAGAGTGTCTGCATCCATGGCCTTGGCAGTGTTAATCTCAGGGTGGCAGGTTTCCCCATCCCGAGTGTCTGCATCCATGGCCTTGGCAGTGTTAATCTCAGGGTGGGAGGTTTCCCCATCCAGAGTGTCTGCATCCATGGCCTTGGCAGTGTTAATCTCAGGGTGGCAGGTTTCCCCATCCAGAGTGTCTGCATCCATGGCCTTGGCAGTGTTAATCTCAGGGTGGCAGGTTTCCCCATCCAGAGTGTCTGCATCCATGGCCTTGGCAGTGTTAATCTCAGGGTGGCAGGTTTCCCCATCCAGAGTGTCTGCATCCATGGCCTTGGCAGTGTTAATCTCAGG GGGGGGGCAGATTGCCCCATCCAGAGTGTCTGCACCCATGGCCTTGGCAGTGTTAATCTCAGGGTGGCAGGTTTCCCCATCCAGAGGTTCAGCACCCATGGCCTTGGCAGTGTTAATCTCAGGGTGGCAGGTTTCCCCATCCAGCGGTTCAGCACCCATGGCCTTGGCAGTGTTAATCTCAGGGTGGCAG ATTGCCCCATCCAGAGTGTCTGCACCCATGGCCTTGGCAGTGTTAATCTCAGGGTGGCAGATTGCCCCATCCAGAGTGTCTGCATCCATGGCCTTGGCAGTGTTAATCTCAGGGTGGCAGGTTTCCCCATCCAGAGTGTCTGCATCCATGGCCTTGGCAGTGTTAATCTCAGGGTGGCAGGTTTCCCCATCCAGAGTGTCTGCATCCATGGCCTTGGCAGTGTTAATCTCAGGGTGGCAGGTTTCCCCATCCAGAGTGTCTGCATCCATGGCCTTGGCAGTGTTAATCTCAGGGTGGCAGATTGCCCCATCCAGAGTGTCTGCACCCATGGCCTTGGCAGTGTTAATCTCAGGGTGGCAGATTGCCCCATCCAGAGTGTCTGCACCCATGGCCTTGGCAGTGTTAATCTCAGGGTGGCAGGTTTCCCCATCCAGAGTGTCTGCATCCATGGCCTTGGCAGTGTTAATCTCAGGGTGGGAGGTTTCCCCATCCAGAGTGTCTGCATCCATGGCCTTGGCAGTGTTAATCTCAGGGTGGCAGGTTTCCCCATCCAGAGTGTCTGCATCCATGGCCTTGGCAGTGTTAATCTCAGGGTGGCAGATTGCCCCATCCAGAGTGTCTGCACCCATGGCCTTGGCAGTGTTAATCTCAGGGTGGCAGGTTTCCCCATCCCGAGTGTCTGCATCTGTGGCCTTGGCAGTGTTAATCTCAGGGTGGCAGGTTTCCCCATCCAGAGTGTCTGCACCCATGGCCTTGGCAGTGTTAATCTCAGGGTGGCAGGTTTCCCCATCCAGAGTGTCTGCACCCATGGCCTTGGCAGTGTTAATCTCAGGGTGGCAGGTTTTCCCATCCAGAGTGTCAGCACTTGTTTGGAATCTCCAGGGCCCTGTCGATTCCTCTGGATGTGGCACCATCCGGAACATTTTCTTTGCGTATAA
- the ACTR3B gene encoding actin-related protein 3B isoform X36, with protein sequence MASIHGLGSVNLRVGGFPIQSVCIHGLGSVNLRVAGFPIQSVCIHGLGSVNLRVAGFPIPSVCIHGLGSVNLRVGGFPIQSVCIHGLGSVNLRVAGFPIQSVCIHGLGSVNLRVAGFPIQSVCIHGLGSVNLRVAGFPIQSVCIHGLGSVNLRGGADCPIQSVCTHGLGSVNLRVAGFPIQRFSTHGLGSVNLRVAGFPIQSVCIHGLGSVNLRVAGFPIQSVCIHGLGSVNLRVADCPIQSVCTHGLGSVNLRVADCPIQSVCTHGLGSVNLRVAGFPIQSVCIHGLGSVNLRVGGFPIQSVCIHGLGSVNLRVAGFPIQSVCIHGLGSVNLRVADCPIQSVCTHGLGSVNLRVAGFPIPSVCICGLGSVNLRVAGFPIQSVCTHGLGSVNLRVAGFPIQSVCTHGLGSVNLRVAGFPIQSVSTCLESPGPCRFLWMWHHPEHFLCV encoded by the exons atggccAGCATCCATGGCCTTGGCAGTGTTAATCTCAGGGTGGGAGGTTTCCCCATCCAGAGTGTCTGCATCCATGGCCTTGGCAGTGTTAATCTCAGGGTGGCAGGTTTCCCCATCCAGAGTGTCTGCATCCATGGCCTTGGCAGTGTTAATCTCAGGGTGGCAGGTTTCCCCATCCCGAGTGTCTGCATCCATGGCCTTGGCAGTGTTAATCTCAGGGTGGGAGGTTTCCCCATCCAGAGTGTCTGCATCCATGGCCTTGGCAGTGTTAATCTCAGGGTGGCAGGTTTCCCCATCCAGAGTGTCTGCATCCATGGCCTTGGCAGTGTTAATCTCAGGGTGGCAGGTTTCCCCATCCAGAGTGTCTGCATCCATGGCCTTGGCAGTGTTAATCTCAGGGTGGCAGGTTTCCCCATCCAGAGTGTCTGCATCCATGGCCTTGGCAGTGTTAATCTCAGG GGGGGGGCAGATTGCCCCATCCAGAGTGTCTGCACCCATGGCCTTGGCAGTGTTAATCTCAGGGTGGCAGGTTTCCCCATCCAGAGGTTCAGCACCCATGGCCTTGGCAGTGTTAATCTCAGGGTGGCAG GTTTCCCCATCCAGAGTGTCTGCATCCATGGCCTTGGCAGTGTTAATCTCAGGGTGGCAGGTTTCCCCATCCAGAGTGTCTGCATCCATGGCCTTGGCAGTGTTAATCTCAGGGTGGCAGATTGCCCCATCCAGAGTGTCTGCACCCATGGCCTTGGCAGTGTTAATCTCAGGGTGGCAGATTGCCCCATCCAGAGTGTCTGCACCCATGGCCTTGGCAGTGTTAATCTCAGGGTGGCAGGTTTCCCCATCCAGAGTGTCTGCATCCATGGCCTTGGCAGTGTTAATCTCAGGGTGGGAGGTTTCCCCATCCAGAGTGTCTGCATCCATGGCCTTGGCAGTGTTAATCTCAGGGTGGCAGGTTTCCCCATCCAGAGTGTCTGCATCCATGGCCTTGGCAGTGTTAATCTCAGGGTGGCAGATTGCCCCATCCAGAGTGTCTGCACCCATGGCCTTGGCAGTGTTAATCTCAGGGTGGCAGGTTTCCCCATCCCGAGTGTCTGCATCTGTGGCCTTGGCAGTGTTAATCTCAGGGTGGCAGGTTTCCCCATCCAGAGTGTCTGCACCCATGGCCTTGGCAGTGTTAATCTCAGGGTGGCAGGTTTCCCCATCCAGAGTGTCTGCACCCATGGCCTTGGCAGTGTTAATCTCAGGGTGGCAGGTTTTCCCATCCAGAGTGTCAGCACTTGTTTGGAATCTCCAGGGCCCTGTCGATTCCTCTGGATGTGGCACCATCCGGAACATTTTCTTTGCGTATAA
- the ACTR3B gene encoding actin-related protein 3B isoform X13: protein MASIHGLGSVNLRVGGFPIQSVCIHGLGSVNLRVAGFPIQSVCIHGLGSVNLRVAGFPIPSVCIHGLGSVNLRVGGFPIQSVCIHGLGSVNLRVAGFPIQSVCIHGLGSVNLRVAGFPIQSVCIHGLGSVNLRVAGFPIQSVCIHGLGSVNLRGGADCPIQSVCTHGLGSVNLRVAGFPIQRFSTHGLGSVNLRVAGFPIQRFSTHGLGSVNLRVAGFPIQSVCIHGLGSVNLRGGADCPIQSVCTHGLGSVNLRVAGFPIQRFSTHGLGSVNLRVADCPIQSVCTHGLGSVNLRVADCPIQSVCIHGLGSVNLRVAGFPIQSVCIHGLGSVNLRVADCPIQSVCTHGLGSVNLRVAGFPIQSVCIHGLGSVNLRVGGFPIQSVCIHGLGSVNLRVAGFPIQSVCIHGLGSVNLRVADCPIQSVCTHGLGSVNLRVAGFPIPSVCICGLGSVNLRVAGFPIQSVCTHGLGSVNLRVAGFPIQSVCTHGLGSVNLRVAGFPIQSVSTCLESPGPCRFLWMWHHPEHFLCV from the exons atggccAGCATCCATGGCCTTGGCAGTGTTAATCTCAGGGTGGGAGGTTTCCCCATCCAGAGTGTCTGCATCCATGGCCTTGGCAGTGTTAATCTCAGGGTGGCAGGTTTCCCCATCCAGAGTGTCTGCATCCATGGCCTTGGCAGTGTTAATCTCAGGGTGGCAGGTTTCCCCATCCCGAGTGTCTGCATCCATGGCCTTGGCAGTGTTAATCTCAGGGTGGGAGGTTTCCCCATCCAGAGTGTCTGCATCCATGGCCTTGGCAGTGTTAATCTCAGGGTGGCAGGTTTCCCCATCCAGAGTGTCTGCATCCATGGCCTTGGCAGTGTTAATCTCAGGGTGGCAGGTTTCCCCATCCAGAGTGTCTGCATCCATGGCCTTGGCAGTGTTAATCTCAGGGTGGCAGGTTTCCCCATCCAGAGTGTCTGCATCCATGGCCTTGGCAGTGTTAATCTCAGG GGGGGGGCAGATTGCCCCATCCAGAGTGTCTGCACCCATGGCCTTGGCAGTGTTAATCTCAGGGTGGCAGGTTTCCCCATCCAGAGGTTCAGCACCCATGGCCTTGGCAGTGTTAATCTCAGGGTGGCAGGTTTCCCCATCCAGCGGTTCAGCACCCATGGCCTTGGCAGTGTTAATCTCAGGGTGGCAGGTTTCCCCATCCAGAGTGTCTGCATCCATGGCCTTGGCAGTGTTAATCTCAGGGGGGGGGCAGATTGCCCCATCCAGAGTGTCTGCACCCATGGCCTTGGCAGTGTTAATCTCAGGGTGGCAGGTTTCCCCATCCAGAGGTTCAGCACCCATGGCCTTGGCAGTGTTAATCTCAGGGTGGCAGATTGCCCCATCCAGAGTGTCTGCACCCATGGCCTTGGCAGTGTTAATCTCAGGGTGGCAGATTGCCCCATCCAGAGTGTCTGCATCCATGGCCTTGGCAGTGTTAATCTCAGGGTGGCAGGTTTCCCCATCCAGAGTGTCTGCATCCATGGCCTTGGCAGTGTTAATCTCAGGGTGGCAG ATTGCCCCATCCAGAGTGTCTGCACCCATGGCCTTGGCAGTGTTAATCTCAGGGTGGCAGGTTTCCCCATCCAGAGTGTCTGCATCCATGGCCTTGGCAGTGTTAATCTCAGGGTGGGAGGTTTCCCCATCCAGAGTGTCTGCATCCATGGCCTTGGCAGTGTTAATCTCAGGGTGGCAGGTTTCCCCATCCAGAGTGTCTGCATCCATGGCCTTGGCAGTGTTAATCTCAGGGTGGCAGATTGCCCCATCCAGAGTGTCTGCACCCATGGCCTTGGCAGTGTTAATCTCAGGGTGGCAGGTTTCCCCATCCCGAGTGTCTGCATCTGTGGCCTTGGCAGTGTTAATCTCAGGGTGGCAGGTTTCCCCATCCAGAGTGTCTGCACCCATGGCCTTGGCAGTGTTAATCTCAGGGTGGCAGGTTTCCCCATCCAGAGTGTCTGCACCCATGGCCTTGGCAGTGTTAATCTCAGGGTGGCAGGTTTTCCCATCCAGAGTGTCAGCACTTGTTTGGAATCTCCAGGGCCCTGTCGATTCCTCTGGATGTGGCACCATCCGGAACATTTTCTTTGCGTATAA